The following nucleotide sequence is from Saimiri boliviensis isolate mSaiBol1 chromosome 6, mSaiBol1.pri, whole genome shotgun sequence.
ATCATATATAGTCTTTTGTCATACGTGTGTGTCCAGATCAAAACAGAATGCTTCAGAAGTAAACTCCATAACTAAGCAAGTTTTCTTATTCTCTGCATTCCCTATTTATATTAACTTAGAAGTTCTAATTCTCAACTATAGGTTTTGGAAATGACAGCAAATGTTTTGTGGTTCTGTTAGACAGTCCTGGATTTTTGGATCAAACAGGGCATCTTGTTGATTATATACCCAACAGCCATCAAATTGATATTgatttaatgattattttattatatacacaCTGTCCACAGTTCATCTATattttactgaaattattttgtacagttttttgttttgcctgAAGTTAATAATTTTCTTGTCTTTGGGGGGTACTTAGTTTTCTATGTACATTTCATTAACTCTTCCCTAATCACTTTAATAGAAGGATAGCATCTTCTTATAGAATTTAGAATGCTTTTGATTGTAGGTAGCATAATGTCCAACctaaacaaaatagattttaaagattTCCTCACTCATAAAGAAGTCTGTAGCTAGGGCTTTTTGTGGTTAATTCAGTGGCATTACAATGTCATTATGAATACAGGTGTTTTTCACATTTCTGCTTTGCCAACCTCAGCatgttgattttttgttttcaggCTTGATCTGTTATGATCATAAGATGACTATCATAGATCCAAGTACCACTTCCATACACCAAAGTGAGGAAGAGGAACACTTCTTCatccctcttccttttctctccctttatttcatttttcttatatgtAGGCTTTCCTAAAATTCCAAGATAGACTCAATGTCCCATTGGTCAAGACTGGATCTCATGTCCATGGTCTGGTTAAAAGGGATATACAATTGTCTGTCATTTTCAGCCTCCACAAAATGGGATAGTTGTGGGTAAGCGACAAGAGTATCTACCCCCTCCTATCATTATGATCAAATACATAAGGAAATATGTCACTTCCAGTTATTTTTCGTGGCATCACCCCTTCCTTGAGCACACTACCTTCTGTTCCAATTTGGACTGATTGTCACTAGCTTACCATATGGCTATTGTCCTGATGTTTCTCTTTAGTATTGTCTGGGGAATTCTCCTTGCTGCTCTTCCACAATAGAGCTCCTGTTTTCTGGATacccttttcttctattttcttcatgGAGCACATTATTCAGTGGCTCCCAGAGAAAAGTTTTCTGAGAGGAAATTTCATAATATATTGCATGTCTTAAAATGTtattctgggccaggtgcggtggctcatgcctgtaatcccagcactttgggagaggctAAGCCAGATGGatgacttgaactcaggagcttgagatcagcctcggcaacatggtaaaaccccatctttacaaaaattacaaaaattagccagatattgtggcatgcacctgtagtcccagctgcttggggaggctgaggcaggaggatccattaagcccaggagatggaggctgtgaATTGTgtttgcatcactgtactccagcatggataacaaaatgagaccctgtctcaaaacaaacaaacaataaacaagcaaacaaaaacattattctaTCCTCATGCTTGATTGAGCATTGGGTTTACTACAGAATTCTAAGTAAGAGATAATTTCTTCTGAGATTTTTAAGGGCATTGCCTAATTGTTTACCAAGTTCCAGTGCTGTTAATAAGAGGTATGGTAttattctgattctttttttagtttgttattattttttgtgcaTGATGTTTATTTCTCTCTGGAATCTTTCAGATCTTATCTTTATTCCTTAATgttctaaaaaattttaataatgtgcTCTGGTGTCTTTTTGTTCATTAAGTTTGCTAGGCATTCAGTGGGTTCTTTTAAcatgaaaatgcattttcttcagttctacaaagtttcctttttttttttttttgacaatgttTTTCTCcaccactttgttcttttttctgggAACTCCTATAAGGTTAATGTTGGACATCTCTTTTGCACCGACATAATACTtcattcagattttcttagtCTCACTTAATATTCTTTCTCTGCTCCAGTATCCTGTTCAGGATACCACATCGAATTTAGTTATCATGgcttaggctcctcttggctgtgagagtttctcagactttccatGTTTTTGGTGATCTTACTAGTGTTGAGGAGGATGGGTCAGGTATTTGGTAGAATGCCTCTCAACTGGAATTTGTCTGATGTTCTCATAATTAGATGGGGGTAGTAGGTTTTTTGGAAAGACCAGAGAAATAAAGTGTCATTTTCATCATATATTATTAAGGATGTTATCAACATATCACTGTTGCTATTAATCTTGATCACCTAGCTGAGTGATGCTTTGTCATATTTCTCTACTGCAAAGTCACTCTTTTCTCTCATTATATATATTGTACTCTTTGAAAGGAAGTCATTGTGCACAGATCACATTTAAGGGGTGGGGAGTTATGATTCACCTTTTTAAGGGCAGAGTATCTAAACAAgttacttgaaaaaaatttttttttatatgggaGATGGTCTATTCTCCCTCATGTATTTATTCCATTATTTGTATTACTATGGacacagttatttattttatctttggcTTATAATTCCATagctcattatttattttgtggctcaaattgttccagtttTGGTCATTAGGAGTTCTTTTAGTTGGCTCCTGTATCCCTTTGACATAAcctcattgttttctgttttgagcACTTTCTTGCTTCCTTGAACTAAAAGATGCttcaggctcatcttgtatattccctgccccagtcctagaatcagccaGTCCTCCTAGGACCTCTAGCTCTTTTTtattgggagttggggagggataacatggggagaaatgccggatatataggtgatgggaagaaaggcagcaaaccacattgccatgcatgtatctatgcaacaatcctgcatgtttttcacatgtaccccaaaacctaaaatgcaatatacatatatacatatatatatatacaataaacaaagaaaaaaatccacttaaaaaataaaaataataataattaaaaaaaccctCCAAGTAAGTTAATCAAAACAGAACTATTTGAATAAAGTATAGTAGATCTATTCAATGGAACACTACacactgtaaaaaaagaaaaaaaggaagaaagatacaTTACTAAGTTAGAAAAAAGACAAGTTAGAGAAAAGTATGTATAATGAAAATATGAGTGAATTATAGGCCAgaacccaaacaaaacaaaacaaaacaaaacaaaacaaaacaaaacaaaacaaaacaaaacaacaatgatTAACTCTAGGAGGTGGGGAGAAAACTGTAGAGGGAACCATGATAGAAACTATCCCTTCCTGAATATATCTTGTGGCATAGTTTTCACTTTGAAACCATGTAAActgtagaaaaattataaaataaaattaaagatttataaggcaattttttataaaaagcaaagtAAATCAAATGAATCTGATTGTGCATTGAGGGGGTGGCATAAccagagataatttttttaagtgaatttgaAACATAGTAATTGGACTGTTCATCCCTAGTGGGATAGGTCTCGAAgacaaaaaatggaaatgacaaagaaaaaggaattaaattatttgtagTAGTTGTTTGGTTTGTAAGAATATTGGCATTGTTCTTCCAAAACTATTGCACATTttgtagtatatatataaaatagcatcAAGAAGAACATGAATCTGATCAAACCTCTACACCTATTTCTCATTTACAGGAAACACATGGACCATAGAAACATGTTAAGTGGCATCATGGAGACAGACACAACCAAACAAGTCCAGAATGTGGGAAAGTTGACAACCATGCGGTTTCTTCCACAAACAAATCACAAAGAACACAAAACAGTGAGTGTATGTGGCTATAgatttaaaagagatttaagagaCATAGCAAAcaaattctttgtctttcttccatCAAGGGGTAAattctaattttcctttctttgactCTGAGCTGGCTTTAATGACTTGCTTGACCAATAGAAAGTCATGGAAGTGACATTCTGAGGATTCTTGAGCTATATCATAAGAAGCCTGGCAAGTGCCACACGGGCCTCTTGCAGCATTGCCTCTGGGATTCCTGAGGCTCCAAGTAAGAAGTCTGAGTACTCTTAGACCAACATACTGGAGAGGCCAGCATGTGTAGGCATAGGTGCAGTCGTGTGAATGATGCCATGTTGAGTCCTCTAGGCCAGCCATTGTCAATGTCACAAGAACCAGGAGGATCACCTAACCAGCTCTTGCTCAAATTACTTACCCACATTATTGTGAGATATAATAAAATGGTTGTTGATTtgagccactaagttttggagtaATTTGCTGTATAACTACAGATAATCAGAATAACATCTAATATTTTAAGCTAGAAATTAAAATCTAGTGTTAGTAGAATCTGGTTTGCAGGGGAAAACAATAAGAAAGTAAAGAGACATTTTTGAGGGTGCACAGTTTGTAAGGTAACATTGTATTGTGATGATAATGATACTTTATAAATTGTGTGGTAAAATTGAGGAATTAATTTGCtttatttgagattttaaaaataatgaatgacaGGAAATTGatttgggaagagagagaaaaacagatgcgtaattatttctttcattatgaATGTGCATTCCTGACATCTCTGAGGGCTAAGATTGTCCTGCAGGGAATATGATTAAAGttacaaaagaggaaaacaaaataaataagtcagCTTTTGATCCTGCTGCTATATTTACCCACAAGAAAGGAGGCAGCTCTCAGGTGGGCTTTTGTCTAAGTAATGTCTTGAAATCCAAGTGTAAAAGAACAATATGAAATCTCAATTCTCCCAAACGGTTTGGGGCGAGTTCAGCCCTTGAGCCCCTGGGGGACTTGGTTCCCAAGGAGACTAATCCCACTTGCACAGCATTAAGCATCACTGGGGTGAAAGAGCTCTAGTTTGGAGTTCTGCAGAGAGCCCCTACTGCAGGCTGGAGCCGGGTCCCTCTGCTCCGTAGGAAGTGAAATGTATTGATGTCAAAGCCACTCAAATGAATGTGCTCACTCAGGGAGTAGGAGGAGGGACGAATGGGCTTGGCAGGAGCTGGCCACTAACGTTCCTGAAAGCAGTTTTATTCCATATAGAGCTCTTCCTTCCTTAAAGGAAAGGAGATCAAGGGAAAAAGCAACCAAGGCCATGAGGCTGGGTCTATATGTACAATTTAGTTGGACAGTGGAAGCTTTAAGGATTTATTGTGGTGTCAGGTATAAAATTACTTCAAGCAGAAGCTGTTATTTGTTGCCCTATTGCCTAAATTTTTCCATAAACACCACTGCTTTCATTTAGCCATGCCTCTGCCCAGGATGTTCTCTTTGCCAGAGATATTATGTGCTTGCTTGACACAGTCAGATGTATCATTTAAGACCTAACTCAAATGCTACTTGTCTATGCAAGCTTCCTCAACTCTTATGAGCAGACTTGCGGGTCCTTTTATTTCATCAACTATTGTAACTTTAATTTACTTCCACTGAGAGGTGTATCACATTGTATTACAATGACTTGTTTGCATGTCTGTCTTTCCACTCAAAGGGTAGAAATCATGGCTTTTTATCTCTGTATCCCCAGTAATAGCATAGTGCTAAGCACATTGTGGGTGTCAATATCTTTCCGTTGGAAAAAATAAGTAACTGGATGGATACTTATGTGTAAGGATCAATTTTGTGAATCAGGCTATAGAACTTCTAAGCCatgaatttctttatttgtatataGAGCTTATTGGTTTATAAAACCTTCAATTTCCATTATCTTACTGATTGTCACAATAGCCCTACCAAATAGGATTTCATTATCATTCCCCACTTATAGATGGGAACATTGATATCCTGAAGGTTAAGTGACATTTTCATAGGCATTCAGATAATAAAGGCAGGACTGAACTCCAGTGTGAGTCTCTGGCTCCAGTTTTAGCACTCTCTCTCCTATATTTCGTGGCCTTTTTGTAAGTTTCTACGACCTCCAAGTATGGTTGCTCTCTTGAATTTGAAAATAGTCACTCACTTTGCTGAGGAAAAGGACaaatgatgctggcttcatggGGTGATGTGTTGGTAAGGAATGGGTGAGGCCTAAGGAATCAAGAACATGGACATTTGTTGAACTATTTTGTGTCaggtgtatatatacaaaataaatatatataatttataatacaattatatattaaattatatcaataaatatatatataaaatctcacaACAACCTTGAGGAGTTGAGATTATCTCCACTGTACCGATGAGAAAAGTAAGATACAGAGGCATTACTTGACTGTTATGTCATATAATTCTCACAGAACCCTGAGAACAATTATGACCTTCCGTTTTTTCAGATAAGGAGTTTGAGCCTTTGAAAGATGAACTGTCTTGTCCAAAGATTTTTACCTCACAATAGGCGGGGTCAGAATTTGAACCTGGTGTCATCTAACTTTAAATCAACTTTTATGCACAGAACTCCAATTAACTGGAATTGAAGAAAGACTTTTAATATGAAGCTTTTcatattccatttattttgaatatgattATTTTAGGATTTAGATAACTCTGGGGATTAAGAGATTTTTCAGACTAAGATGTCAATTAAATGTAGAGTACTGTGCAATTGGTGTCCAAGGATTTATAACAGTTGCTTAGTTGACagaaggtggaaaaaaaaagttagtgtttTTGGCTGCCAGACCTGGAATAGCCCTGTTGGAAAGGGGAAGGGCAGTGCTGACATCTACATCTGGAGGGTAAGAAGTACAAAACAGTGACAGGTTTGCACAATTTTCTGAATGTGAATGCCACCAAGAGTAAAACAGACAGTTCAGCCATGGAGGACAAAATGCTGTGCGTAACTCAAATGAAAGGTACATGAATAATTGACCCaactcaaatttaaaacaaaaagtttggcTCAGCTATGTGGGTTTGGGAAGTGGATACTTCATCTTCTAAATGAAAGATGTTCATTGGGCCTTTTTCTTTGGCAAGGCTGTGGCTTCATGGTGTTCAAAAATGGTTTCACTGCATCTACAAAATGAGGCTTAATGAAAAGAGTTTTGAAAGAGATGGTCTATGTCTCTTCATGCAGGCTTTGCATCTAAACTAGAGTAATTTAGAGAACACTTTATCACGCACACAATGTTTTCATATGCAGACAGTCCCCAACATATGATGGTTCAACTTTATGATTTTCCAGCTTTACAAGGGATTGATCAGTGCATTACATGCATTTCTACCTATAATGTTTTCAACTTATGATGTGTTTATCAGAATGTTGCACCATCATAAACTGATAAGCATTTGTAATCTCACTGAATGCTCATGAACACCCTATGATCCAGAAGACACATAAGGAAATATAGTCACCTTTTTGTGTTTCAGAAAAGTAAAGGTGAATACTCATCCAGGCTATGGAACAGCACAGTGTTTCCTTTAAACATCACAAGTGCCCTGTGGGGAGGGCAAACCTACCTGCCTTTAACATGAGTAAGCTAAACAGAGAGTACGCTGGTTTGTCTAAAGCCGTGTCCTCAGCAGAGCAAGGATTTCAACTTAAGTCACGGGGATTGAGTGGTGGCTAAGACCAGAAACCCaagtcttttctgcatctcttgTGAAAACGACTTTATTGCTCATTTTCTCTATCTAGCCCAAGAGGATTACCCAGGGGAAATTGGGTTTAAATGAACTTCAAGATGATCCTCAAAATGCAGCAAAAATTCCAGGATAACCTAAATGGTATGACAGGTAGGGGAGAGGTTCCACTCCATCTTTTGTTTCAACATACCgagctttacacacacacacacacacacacacacacacacacacacacacacacacacacacacggtattCTCCAGTAACAGCTGGCTTAGCCAAATGAACTCCTTTCTCCATTGCCTCTGGCTATGTATCAATTTACTGTTATCACTTGTAACAATCAAGCGGCAGTCAAGAAGAAAGAGCACTGGGCTTGAGAGTCCTGGGAAAACTCAGGTTAGAATCTTAGGATCAGATCTAGAGCTTTAAGAAATACTAATTTTCCTTCCCAATCTGGTAGATGAGAAAGACAAGGCCAAGAAAGGACGCAAATTTTGTCAAGGGATTGGGAATGGCTTTGGAGTCCGACTGGGCTAGATCTGACCTTCGCTAACTCACTGATCCTCCCTAAGGCGCAGTGTCCCCATTTGTtgaatggagataataatatgtAATTCACAGGGCTGTtaaggattcaatgagataatgaACGGACAGCACCTGGCGGAAGCAAGCTTCCAGAGGCTGGCGGTTGTTGTTATACAGCTGGACTGAAACCCAGTGAAACCCACGCCTCCAGACTCCTGCCTTCTTGCCTCAGGACCACCGCAAGTACTTGGAGAAGCAGATGAAGCGCTGCAGCGGCCTCACCGATCTGAGCTGGATTTCAGCACCAGCCATCTCTTCCTCACCCCAAGCGGTCGGAGGAGCCAAGAGAAACGCCGCGGGGCAGAGGGAAACGAAGGGGTTAAGGCGATGAGCTCGAGAAAGCTCGGAAAACTAAAGCGAACCCCCGCCCCGCCAGGCCAGGCTCAGTaagcccctcccctccaccaccgGGGCGGTCGCCGCGCACTCGCTCCCTCCGCCCCTCGCTTACAAGACCTAATGAGCTCCCCCGGGAGGCCGCGCTGCGAGCCAGGCCCGGAGCTAGTAGGCTGCGCCGCGCGCGCCGCGCCGGGACGGGAGCCGGGCCTGGGCGGCGGGCAGGAGCCGGCGGGGGCGCACGGGCGGCGCTGCGGACGGCCGGGGAGCCGAGGCGATGGCGGTGCAGGCGGCGCTCCTCAGCACGCACCCTTTCGTGCCCTTCGGTTTCGGGGGCTCCCCGGACGGGCTAGGGGGCGCCTTCGGAGCCCTGGACAAGGGCTGCTGTTTCGAGGACGATGAGACCGGGGCGCCGGCGGGCGCGCTGCTGTCGGGAGCCGAGGGAGGGGACGTGCGCGAGGCCACACGCGATCTACTCAGCTTCATTGACTCGGCGTCCAGCAACATCAAGCTGGCGCTGGACAAGCCCGGCAAGTCCAAGAGGAAGGTGAACCACCGCAAGTACCTGCAGAAGCAGATCAAGCGCTGCAGCGGCCTCATGGGCGCCGCGCCCCCCGGCCCGCCCTCCCCGAGCGCCGCCGACGCGCCCGCCAAACGGCCGCCGGCCGCCCCGGGCGCCCCGACAGTCGCGGCCCCAGCCCACGGGAAGGCCGCCCCCCGGCGGGAGGCGTCGCAGGCCGCGGCGGCCGCCAGCTTGCAAAGCCGGAGTCTGGCCGCGCTCTTCGACTCACTGCGCCACGTTCCCGGGGGCGCCGAGCCGGCGGGGGGTGCGGTGGCTGCGCCGGCGGCCGGGCTTGGCGCTGGGGGCGCCGGAGGGGACGCGGCCGGCCCCGCGGGGGGCGCGGCGGTCCCAGGGGCCAGGAAGGTCCCGCTGCGGGCCCGCAATCTGCCCCCGTCCTTCTTCACGGAGCCGTcccgggcgggcggcggcgggtGTGGCCCGTCGGGGCCGGACGTGAGCTTGGGCGACCTGGAGAAGGGCGCGGAGGCCGTGGAGTTCTTCGAGCTGCTGGGGCCCGACTACGGCGCCGGCACCGAGGCGGCCGTCTTGCTGGCCGCCGAGCCTCTCGACGTGTTCCCCACCGGAGCCTCCGTACTGCGGGGACCGCCGGAGCTGGAGCCCGGCCTCTTTGAGCCGCCGCCGGCAGTGGTGGGAAACCTACTGTACCCCGAGCCCTGGAGCGTTCCGGCCTGCCCCCCGACCAAGAAGCCGCCCCTGACTGCCCCCCGCGGCGGCTTGACCTTGAACGAGCCCTTGCGCGCCCTGTACCCCGCCGCTGCGGACTCTCCTGGCGGGGAGGACGGGCCGGGCCATTTGGCCTCTTTCACCCCCTTCTTTCCAGACTGCGCCctgcccccgccgccgccgccccatCAGGTGTCCTACGATTACAGCGCGGGCTACAGCCGCAACGCCTTCTCCAGCCTTTGGAGACCCGACGGGGTTTGGGAAGGGGCGCCGGGGGAGGAGGGAGCGCACCGGGACTGACTTCGAGGCACCCTTCCCGCCATTAGAGACGGCTATGGAGAGCGCCGCTCCTCCAGGGGTTACTCCTAAATCTAAAGAACGCTGGGAAAACGCACGTGGAGATGAAACCGGATTTAAAAAAAACGCACGCGAAGGTGAAACTGGATTTTTCAATTAATAAAAGcaacttaagaaaaaagaaagaggagttgGGATTGTTTAATCACAGCCTCaagtgttaaaaacaaaaacaaaaacaaaaaacaaaaaaacacgttGGTAGGTTCTTACTGGACCAGAGGAGCCAAGAAACCAAGACGGTTTGGGATATGGGGTGGGGGCAGCAGAAGGGGTTAAGAGGTGGCTTCTGTGGCCACCTGTTCCTGCCGTTTTTCAGCGAAGGTCAGTGTATTTACTGTAATTGCCCCTTCTAAACAGTGCCGTagtccttcccttccctctccttgaGTGCATTTTGAATTAAAGCCTATATTGAAAAGAATGGAACAGAGACGTTACTGATTTGGGTGTTTTCTTACAGGACAGTTTTCCGTCTGGTCCCTTAGCCTTGTTAGGTGAGCGTGTGGCTGAGGACGGAGGCCAGTGGTCCACTGCTGACCTCCTGTGCTGGTCCTTGGGTAGGGTTCTCTTCTGTCACCCTTTGACTTCTTTTCCCCGCCCACTTCCTGCTTCCATCTCCTTCCACCCTTATCAGCCCCAGTGCTTACTGTCCATCTTTCTTTTCCTGGCCTCTCATTGCTCTATTTCTTTCGGTCGGCTTTTCTTGCACCTCTGTTATGTAGGAGACTTAAATCTGGCACACCTGCAGTCCATTTCTCTcctgtcttttccccagtttccagccactttgggagggagaggagtGGGCAAATGTAACCTCCTTGTATCAAGTTTCCTGCTCTGAGAAGGTGAGGACTATAATGTTCCACTCTCAGTTCACAGCTGGCTGGATAGTTTAGAGGGGAATATATAAAATGTCTTGAGGTTGTGGCAGTGCTTGACTAGTTCTGCTGTGTATACCATGAATGGTTTCTGCACATGGAAACAGAGTTGTGAGTCCCATGCTTTTTGGGGGGGGACTGTCGACTTGCCTGGTGATTGCCCTTTCCTTTGCAGTTTGTGCATCCTCTTTACcatccctccttttctccttccgcagcccacccccaccacctctgTTGTTTTCTGCCTCCCTGTGTTTCCTCAGTCCTTATACCCACACCCTCCCCACGGAAGGGCATGGAGAAGGATGTGAAGTTTGCATAGGAGTTTCTGTTCCCTGAATAGCAGGTTTGATGAGTGGAATCTTAAGGGGCTCTGGAGGGAGGTGTATGATCTGTTGTCCAAGGGAGATttgggagaaaagagaaatatttttaccaGCGACGAATGTGTCAGAGAGGACACGCAGCACCATCAGGATGGTTAAGGGTCAGGGGAGGAAGGACTGGTGGGAACTGAGCAGCTGGAGGGAAAAGAGGAGCCTTTGGTGCTGTAGACCTGCCAGGTTGGTCTTGGCTGCTTGGCTTCAAGGCAACCAGGATTGATTGCAGGAATGTCTGGATGAGAGTTAGTTGAAAACCGGGTTGTTACTgcaatagatgtaaaaatccagATTCATATTTGCACAAATCAAAAGCGTTGTGATATGTTCagaaaagaatttttgaaaaaaaaatgagtattaagCAATGGTAGATATAAATGCTATCACTAAATCACTTTCTTCTGAATAAAATCTTTCTTAAGAAAGTGCCACAGGAAATGGAGCAACTAGTACTGTTAATGATGAAAAGGACTTTT
It contains:
- the FAM181B gene encoding protein FAM181B is translated as MAVQAALLSTHPFVPFGFGGSPDGLGGAFGALDKGCCFEDDETGAPAGALLSGAEGGDVREATRDLLSFIDSASSNIKLALDKPGKSKRKVNHRKYLQKQIKRCSGLMGAAPPGPPSPSAADAPAKRPPAAPGAPTVAAPAHGKAAPRREASQAAAAASLQSRSLAALFDSLRHVPGGAEPAGGAVAAPAAGLGAGGAGGDAAGPAGGAAVPGARKVPLRARNLPPSFFTEPSRAGGGGCGPSGPDVSLGDLEKGAEAVEFFELLGPDYGAGTEAAVLLAAEPLDVFPTGASVLRGPPELEPGLFEPPPAVVGNLLYPEPWSVPACPPTKKPPLTAPRGGLTLNEPLRALYPAAADSPGGEDGPGHLASFTPFFPDCALPPPPPPHQVSYDYSAGYSRNAFSSLWRPDGVWEGAPGEEGAHRD